In the Harmonia axyridis chromosome 3, icHarAxyr1.1, whole genome shotgun sequence genome, one interval contains:
- the LOC123675635 gene encoding CDGSH iron-sulfur domain-containing protein 3, mitochondrial — protein MLRYIIRSANLLKFSVRGYSSKFPKNALENVISAQHQQENGIVYDKKPFKIALVKGKSYLWCLCGRSHNQPFCDGTHKNIHLKITQRPIRFQVEESKDYWLCNCKQTSKRPFCDGTHKADDVINATSVVRQ, from the exons atgttgagaTATATCATTAGAAGTgctaatttattgaaatttagtgTA AGGGGTTACTCATCTAAGTTTCCAAAAAATGCTCTGGAAAATGTGATATCTGCTCAACATCAACAAGAAAACGGCATTGTTTACGATAAAAAACCATTCAAAATTGCGCTTGTAAAGG GGAAGAGTTATTTATGGTGTCTTTGTGGAAGAAGTCATAACCAACCGTTTTGTGACGGCactcataaaaatatacatctCAAAATCACCCAAAG gCCTATCAGATTTCAAGTGGAAGAATCAAAGGACTATTGGCTCTGTAACTGCAAACAAACTTCTAAAAGACCTTTCTGTGATGGTACACACAAAGCAGATGATGTTATTAATGCAACATCTGTAGTTCGACAATAG
- the LOC123676259 gene encoding eukaryotic translation initiation factor 4H-like: MISLLAALLISLSKFASACGLTINMASRGGYDDRDNRDFHSGGRRGTRKPFPTEPPFTAYVGNLPNGFIQGDVDKIFPNQTIKNIRLVMDKETDKFKGFCYVEFDTLQDLEEAVALNGLIDVEGTTIKIDVAEGKRNERGGGGFDRNRGRGGGGGGGFRGGRSGGDHRYGSNDDFERGNRRGGGAGHFNDRDRGGHRGNYGNFTPADDGGNAPNRDWNQRGGGMGGPNRNNSNFNSGPPRRGNVNDEIPNSAPDTSGRPKLKLKPRTVKDPVNAIAETSQSSTIFGGARPREEKPEKN, encoded by the exons ATGATATCGTTGTTGGCTGCATTGCTTATTTCATTGTCAAAATTTGCGAGCGCATGCGGTTTAACCATAAATATGGCGAGTCGAGGTGGTTATGATGATCGCGACAATAg AGATTTCCATTCTGGAGGGCGAAGGGGCACCCGAAAGCCATTTCCCACTGAGCCCCCTTTCACAGCTTACGTTGGTAACCTACCTAATGGCTTCATCCAAGGAGATGTCGACAAAATATTCCCAAATCAAACTATCAAAAATATAAGATTGGTTATGGATAAAGAGACGGACAAATTTAAAGGATTCTGCTATGTCGAATTCGACACCCTTCAGGATTTAGAAGAGGCAGTTGCACTGAACGGACTTATTGATGTAGAGGGTACAACAATAAAAATTGATGTTGCAGAGG ggAAACGTAATGAAAGGGGAGGAGGAGGATTTGATAGAAACAGAGGCAGAGGTGGTGGAGGAGGTGGTGGTTTCAGAGGTGGAAGATCTGGTGGAGATCATCGCTATGGTAGCAACGACGATTTCGAAAGGGGAAATAGAAGAGGTGGAGGCGCTGGTCATTTCAATG atcgcGACAGAGGTGGTCATCGTGGCAACTATGGTAATTTTACTCCGGCCGACGATGGCGGCAACGCCCCCAACCGCGATTGGAATCAGAGGGGAGGCGGAATGGGCGGGCCCAACCGCAACAACTCAAATTTCAACAGCGGTCCTCCTAGGCGCGGTAATGTCAATGACGAAATTCCAAATTCCGCTCCAG ATACATCAGGAAGACCAAAGTTAAAACTCAAACCCAGGACTGTAAAGGATCCAGTTAATGCAATTGCTGAGACCTCACAGTCCTCCACCATTTTTGGGGGGGCACGACCGAGAGAGGAAAAACcggaaaaaaattaa
- the LOC123674838 gene encoding mitochondrial import inner membrane translocase subunit tim16-B translates to MAKYIAQIIVVGAQVVGRAFARAIKQEIEASQEAAKRMGNGKTRTERLANHKLGLSLDEAKQILDVSNLDKEEILKRYDHLFKVNDKSTGCGSFYLQSKIVRAKERLDLELNSQGKDKEPQKETDDTSQAKT, encoded by the coding sequence ATGGCGAAATATATAGCCCAAATAATAGTCGTTGGAGCTCAAGTGGTGGGTAGAGCATTTGCAAGAGCTATAAAGCAGGAGATTGAGGCCTCGCAAGAAGCGGCGAAACGCATGGGAAATGGTAAAACGAGAACTGAAAGATTGGCAAATCACAAATTGGGCCTATCTCTAGATGAAGCTAAGCAAATATTGGACGTATCAAACTTAGATaaagaagaaatattaaaaagatACGATCATTTATTCAAAGTTAATGATAAATCCACCGGTTGTGGTTCATTCTATTTGCAATCAAAAATAGTTAGAGCCAAGGAGAGATTAGATTTAGAATTGAATAGTCAAGGAAAAGACAAGGAGCCTCAAAAAGAAACTGATGATACTTCACAAGCAAAGACCTAA
- the LOC123674949 gene encoding coiled-coil domain-containing protein 42 like-2-like: MDSTTNIAKGALSKEKGLGKEAVKFDADAIKDVHDAYKLQHTQIKRVKFATMDSPPISPFLEQRNTWNDLETTDRRLWKRRRDLVIRQNYLGSQWLQLGQREKALRENFISFSKFLKTNLEKRERAFRKIQNDTETVHNRTVEIDQLKCRYDCRRQEFLTMKREIQKHSIYERFLEKVIYLASGEFKTIEDLPKRMEVLLLAKERLQTIQADQLNRFEKSKKVMGQFMESEILQIIGLNNTIAALQYKYDDAINRTIELDNMVVNLKTTILKYSTDLSSNKDCIENLYNQICLKHRIIEKYRKKGLINQLLEINHSMVGYGKIYSLMRKKSKRESRVEKIEKR, from the exons ATGGATAGCACAACTAATATTGCCAAGGGTGCGTTATCGAAGGAAAAGGGTTTGGGAAAAGAAGCAGTTAAGTTCGATGCAGATGCTATTAAAGACGTTCATGATGCTTACAAGCTGCAGCACACtcaaattaaaagagttaa ATTCGCTACAATGGATTCACCACCAATTTCCCCGTTCCTTGAACAGAGAAATACTTGGAATGATTTGGAGACCACTGATCGACGTCTATGGAAGAGAAGAAGGGATTTAGTTATTAGACAAAATTATCTGGGCTCGCAATGGTTGCAACTTGGACAGAGAGAAAAGGCATTGAGAgagaatttcatttcattctccaag TTCCTAAAAACAAACCTAGAAAAAAGAGAAAGAGCCTTCAGAAAGATACAAAACGACACAGAAACAGTTCACAACCGTACAGTAGAAATTGATCAGCTGAAATGTAGATATGATTGCAGAAGACAAGAATTTCTGACAATGAAACGGGAAATACAGAAACATTCGATATACGAA CGGTTCTTAGAAAAAGTTATCTATTTGGCCAGTGGTGAATTCAAGACTATAGAAGATCTTCCTAAGCGTATGGAGGTCCTTCTGCTAGCTAAGGAGAGATTACAGACGATTCAGGCTGACCAACTCAATCGtttcgaaaaatccaagaaaGTAATG gGTCAATTCATGGAATCcgaaattcttcaaataatagGTCTGAACAACACCATAGCTGCCCTTCAATACAAATACGACGATGCAATCAATCGTACCATAGAATTGGACAACATGGTGGTCAATTTGAAAACAACTATCCTGAAATATTCCACCGATCTTTCATCCAACAAGGACTGCATCGAAAATCTATACAATCAAATATGCTTGAAACATAGGATCATTGAAAAGTACAGGAAGAAGGGACTTATAAATCAATTGTTAGAAATAAATCACTCTATGGTGggttatggaaaaatatacagcCTTATGAGGAAGAAAAGTAAAAGGGAGAGTAgagtagaaaaaattgaaaaacgatGA
- the LOC123675634 gene encoding TATA box-binding protein-like 1: MTTLLQKNGMKTLQNGNNSLHHNINHQVQNLDYALCEDATVKDEPQELPIPEEISTGDPEIDIIINNVVCSFSVKCHLNLREIALNGMNVEYRRENGMLTMKLRRPYTTASIWSSGKITCTGSTSEDQARIAARRFARCLQKLGFNIRFSNYRVVNVLGTCSMPFAIKITSFSEHHKEAEYEPELHPGVTYKLKEPKATLKIFSTGSVTVTAPSVAGVQAAIEYIFPLVYEFRKERTAEEQTALALKKLKQQEIVGTVYVENENSNDNVW; encoded by the coding sequence atgactaCGTTATTACAAAAGAATGGAATGAAAACATTGCAAAATGGAAACAATAGTTTACACCATAATATAAATCATCAAGTACAGAATTTAGACTATGCCCTATGTGAAGATGCAACTGTTAAAGATGAACCACAGGAATTACCAATACCAGAAGAAATTTCAACAGGTGATCCAGAAATAGACATTATAATCAATAATGTGGTGTGTAGTTTTAGTGTAAAGTGTCATTTGAACTTGCGTGAGATAGCATTGAATGGAATGAATGTTGAATATCGAAGAGAGAATGGTATGCTAACTATGAAACTGCGTAGACCCTATACAACTGCAAGTATATGGTCATCTGGTAAAATAACATGTACAGGATCAACCAGTGAAGATCAGGCCAGGATTGCTGCAAGGAGATTTGCTAGGTGTTTGCAGAAATTAGGTTTTAACATAAGGTTCAGCAATTATAGAGTGGTTAACGTTTTGGGTACTTGTTCAATGCCTTTCGCAATTAAAATAACTTCGTTTTCTGAACATCATAAAGAAGCTGAATATGAGCCTGAACTCCATCCTGGAGTTACTTACAAACTCAAAGAGCCCAAAGCTACTCTTAAGATATTCTCTACTGGAAGTGTAACAGTAACAGCTCCCAGTGTTGCAGGCGTACAAGCAGCGATTGAATATATATTTCCTTTAGTTTATGAATTTCGAAAGGAACGAACAGCTGAAGAACAAACTGCTCTTgctttgaaaaagttgaagCAGCAAGAAATAGTTGGTACTGTATATGTAGAAAATGAGAATAGCAATGATAATGTTTGGTAA